TCTCGGCCAAGCTGGAGAACAAGACCGAGAAGCACGTCTACCTCCGTGGCGACGCCCGCGCGAACTACGGCAAGGTAATGGACGCTGTCGACGGTATCCGTTCGGCCGGCGTAAGCCAGCTCGGTCTGCTGACCGAGAAGACTGAAGATCAGTAAGTAAGCTCAAGATTCGCCGCCCAAGCGCGGCAACGAAGGAGATTCAGCTATGGGAATGAGTGCCGGTGGTGGTGGCGGCGTCTCTTCTGACATCAATGTGACGCCCATGATCGACATTCTGCTGGTGCTGCTGATTATCTTCATGGTCATCCAGCCCACGGCAGTTCATGGACTGGACACCCTGGTGCCTCAGCCGCCGAAGGACAAGAACCAGCAGGAGAACCCCAACGACCGCACCATCGTGGTGCAGGTGTTGTCCAACAATGGCCGTCCTGCCTACAAGATCAACGACACGGACTTCGCGAAGGATGGCCTGACGCCCAAGCTGCAGGAGATCTACGCGACCCGCGCCGAAAAGGTCATGTTCGTCAAGGGTGACAAGGACCTCGACTTCCAGTACGTCGCTGAGGTGATCGACTTCGGACACGCCGCCGGCGTGGACAACATCGGTCTGATCACGCCTCGCGTCGAGGCTGGACAGTAAGCATACGGTGAGCTTCTGCCGCGCCTGGGCTCTCTGCTCATGCGTGCCCGGAAGCACGTCGTCGACATATGCCCTACACGGGCGGTGGCACACAGCTGCCGCCCGTGGTGTCTTTAGAGCATTTTCCCTGTTGCTGGGTATCCCGGGAAGAGCATGCAGTGGCGTTTTCATTGAGGAAAACGCCCATAGATGCATAAGCCCTGCACGACACCTACAGGAAAAATGCTCCAATGCTGTGCTCGCTCATGACTTCCTTAACGAGGTCTTTATGACATTCACAGCAGCAACCCGCATCGCCTCTGAGATCAACGTCACACCGCTGATCGACGTTCTTCTCGTTCTGCTCATTATCTTTATGGTCATTGCTCCCATACCCAGCCACGGCATCGGCGCGGCGCTTCCCCAACCGGCGACGCATTCGGCCCCGGAACCGGTCTCCGTTCCGTTAGTAGTGCAGTTGTCCTATGGCGATCGTGGGGTACCCGCCTATGCTTTGAACCGTCAGGAGATAGCTCCTGATGAGGTGGGCAGCCGTCTTGCAATGGCAATGAACCTGAGGCAGGACCACACCGTTTTTTTACAGGCGGATGAACGTTTTGACTTGCAGGCGGTCGCCGGCGCGGTCAATACTATCCGCCGCGCAGGGGCCTCGGAAATTGCTTTGTTAACCAGAAAAGACTGCAACCAGATGAACTGCTGAACCGTCTTCGGAGGAGGGTTACCACCTGATCGGTACCGATCAGGTGGGCCAATCTCCTTTTCACCTTCAACTACTGGCCATGCGTCATGCTATGCCTTTACAATCATCGTGCAAGACTGTCGCGCTTCTCGCACGCAATCCGGCAAAATCACTACATCGCGAATTCTCAAGGAGACCCTTCGTCCAATGAAATTCCAGCTACGTGTTCCGGCAATGGCCGCACTTCTCCTGGTTACGCTTCTCTCGGCCACCGGATGCAACCGTCTGAAGGCCCGCGACCAGCTCACGAAGGGCATCGCATCCTTCAAGGCCGCGAAGTACGAAGACGCTATCAATCATTTCCAGCAGGCTCTTGATTACGATCCGAGCTACGACGTGGCCCGTCTCTATCTCGCCACCACGCTGGCATCGCAGGTAGTGCCTAACCTTGAGACGCCTGAGAACCTCAAAACAGCACAACGTGCAATGGATGGTTTTCAGCAGATCCTGACGAAGGACCCGAAGGACAAGACTGCTCTGCAGCAGATGGCTTCCATCAGCTTCAACCTGAAGAAGTTTGATGATGCGAAGAACTGGCAGAAGAAGGTGATCGAGGTCGATCCCGCTGCCTCTGAGGCTTATTACACCATCGGCGTAATCGACTGGATGCAGTCGTATAAGAACGCCACCACCATCCTCGCCGCCGATGGCCTGACCGACGGTGGCGACGGCAACCCCAAGAAGAGCAAGGACGCGTGCGCCAAGCTGCAGGCCCAGAACACCAACCTGGTGAGCGAAGGTCTGGAGTATCTGCAGAAGGCCGTCGATAACAACGCGACTTATGAGGAAGCCATGACCTACCTCAACCTCACCTACCGCCGTAAGGCTGACCTCGAGTGCGGCAACGATCCCGCTCGCAAGGCCGACCTGGATAAGGCGCAGGAGTGGAGTGACAAGGCCATGGGCGCACGTAAGGAAAACGAGCGCAAGAAGGAAGAGAAGAACAAGGGCGGCGTCACGATGTAGTCTTCGCCCATGCGACGAGAAGCGCAAAGGCCTCCCGCAAGGGAGGCCTTCTTCTTTGCCTCTCTTGACTACGGTGGCCCACCTTGAATGGCGTTGAAGGGCTTCGTTGAAAGTTAAAAGTTGAAAGTTGAAGAGGTACGGCATGGACAACCGGGATCGCATGGATAGCCCAAACACCGGGTGCCCCGGGTCCCTCGGGGACCTGGGCATTCGCGCACCGCGCGAACCACCTTTTGTCATTCGCAGAACGGATCGAGCTCCGCTCGATACTCCCACATAAGCTTCGCGTATGTAGGGCACCCGACCAGACTCACCCATGCAGTACTTTTCCAACTTTCAACCTTCAACTCGGCGCGCTCTCGACACTACTCCTCTTCGACGTCTAATTTCTAACAAGCGCCGATGGCCCTCTCTTCCTCCCAACTCCGCCGCGAACTCTCCGCTCGCGGCCTCGCGCTTGAGCGCGAGTACGAAACAACCTATGGCCGCGACGACCTCCACACGCCATCGGTCTTATTCCAGGAAGATGAGTTGGGCCAACATGGCAACTTCCATCCATCGAGCTACCGCCGCATCCTGGCCAACCCCGCCTGGGCTGCACGGCTCGCGAAGGCATACACCGCGAGCAGCCGGGTAGCGTATGCCAGGACGCGACAGCGTAAGGAGCTCGACTGCGCCAACTCTTCCGATGCTCTGCTGATGAATATCGTCTGCTATCCGGGCCTGCTTTCGCGCCCGCAGGTCTGTGCCCTGCTCGGTATAGCTCCGGGCCTTACACCCGAGTTCGGCGTGCGTATGGAGGCTCCGCAACACGGCACACGCTCTGATCGCTCAGAGGTCGATCTCGTCCTCGGGCATCTGCTGATCGAAGCCAAGCTCACCGAGACCGGTTTCCAGACCGCCCGTCCTACACTGGTAGAGCGCTACCGTGACCTCGAAGAGGTCTTCTTCCTCGAAGACCTGCCCCGCAACGCCCGCGGTGACTATCACCACTACCAGCTCCTCCGCGGAGCGCTGGCAGCCCAGCACACCGGCAAGACCTACCTGGTGTTATGTGACGCCCGCCGCTCCGACCTGCGCGAGGCCTGGTTCCAGATCATCCGGTGCGTCCGCACAGCAGAGCTCCGCAGCCGCCTGGCGCTGCTCACCTGGCAGGAGTTGGCCGCCACGGTACCGAAAGGGCTGGCGGCGTTTCTGGAAAGGAAGTATGGAATCGTGGGAGGCCGGTAGCGCAGCCCGTTGAATCGCTGAATCGTTTGAATGGTGTGGTCGCTCGTAAACACCGGTTTCCGCTAGCCGCGTTACTCGGATAAAGGCCGGTGATACTTCCCCGGCGGGGACAAACCATTCA
This genomic window from Terriglobus albidus contains:
- a CDS encoding ExbD/TolR family protein, with product MGMSAGGGGGVSSDINVTPMIDILLVLLIIFMVIQPTAVHGLDTLVPQPPKDKNQQENPNDRTIVVQVLSNNGRPAYKINDTDFAKDGLTPKLQEIYATRAEKVMFVKGDKDLDFQYVAEVIDFGHAAGVDNIGLITPRVEAGQ
- a CDS encoding biopolymer transporter ExbD produces the protein MTFTAATRIASEINVTPLIDVLLVLLIIFMVIAPIPSHGIGAALPQPATHSAPEPVSVPLVVQLSYGDRGVPAYALNRQEIAPDEVGSRLAMAMNLRQDHTVFLQADERFDLQAVAGAVNTIRRAGASEIALLTRKDCNQMNC
- a CDS encoding PGN_0703 family putative restriction endonuclease — its product is MALSSSQLRRELSARGLALEREYETTYGRDDLHTPSVLFQEDELGQHGNFHPSSYRRILANPAWAARLAKAYTASSRVAYARTRQRKELDCANSSDALLMNIVCYPGLLSRPQVCALLGIAPGLTPEFGVRMEAPQHGTRSDRSEVDLVLGHLLIEAKLTETGFQTARPTLVERYRDLEEVFFLEDLPRNARGDYHHYQLLRGALAAQHTGKTYLVLCDARRSDLREAWFQIIRCVRTAELRSRLALLTWQELAATVPKGLAAFLERKYGIVGGR